In Mauremys reevesii isolate NIE-2019 unplaced genomic scaffold, ASM1616193v1 Contig8, whole genome shotgun sequence, one genomic interval encodes:
- the LOC120394848 gene encoding RLA class II histocompatibility antigen, DP alpha-1 chain-like isoform X4 → MGAGRGVPMAQLALLTLLALPGAGAVRVEHMSAQVQFYQRTDPAQREAGEFMFEFDQDEMFHVDLERKETVWRLPDFSTFTSFEAQGALGNMAVLKKNMEIIIQNSNHTKAQNVPPEVTVFPKGPVELGEPNVLICFADKFFPPALSVTWLKNGQEVTGGVYETDFYPRQDYAFRKFSYLAFLPSQGDFYDCRVEHWGLAETFMKHWEAQVPTPVPETTETLVCALGLAVGIVGIIAGTILIIKGMKMNAARNPRGPL, encoded by the exons ATGGGCGCAGGACGGGGCGTCCCcatggcccagctggccctgctcaCCCTGCTGGCCCTGCCGGGCGCCGGGGCGGTGAGAG TGGAGcacatgtctgcccaggtgcagtTCTACCAGCGCACGGACCCGGCCCAGCGGGAGGCCGGGGAGTTCATGTTCGAGTTCGACCAGGACGAGATGTTCCACGTGGacctggagaggaaggagactGTCTGGCGCCTGCCTGACTTCAGCACGTTCACCAGCTTCGAGGCGCAGGGCGCCCTGGGCAACATGGCCGTGCTGAAGAAGAACATGGAGATCATCATCCAGAACTCCAACCACACAAAGGCCCAGAATG TGCCCCCTGAGGTGACCGTGTTCCCCAAAGGCCCcgtggagctgggggagcccaacGTCCTGATCTGCTTCGCGGACAAGTTCTTCCCGCCCGCGCTCAGCGTGACCTGGCTGAAGAACGGGCAGGAGGTGACGGGGGGCGTCTACGAGACCGACTTCTACCCCCGCCAGGACTACGCCTTCCGCAAGTTCTCCTACCTGGccttcctccccagccagggCGACTTCTACGACTGCCGGGTGGAgcactgggggctggctgagaccTTCATGAAGCACTGGG AAGCCCAGGTGCCCACCCCCGTCCCCGAGACCACAGAGACCCTGGTGTGTGCCCTGGGCCTGGCCGTGGGCATCGTCGGCATCATCGCGGGCACCATCCTCATCATCAAGGGGATGAAGATGAACGCCGCCCGCAACCCGCGGGGCCCCTTGTGA
- the LOC120394848 gene encoding HLA class II histocompatibility antigen, DR alpha chain-like isoform X3 — protein sequence MSAQVQFYQRTDPAQREAGEFMFEFDQDEMFHVDLERKETVWRLPDFSTFTSFEAQGALGNMAVLKKNMEIIIQNSNHTKAQNVPPEVTVFPKGPVELGEPNVLICFADKFFPPALSVTWLKNGQEVTGGVYETDFYPRQDYAFRKFSYLAFLPSQGDFYDCRVEHWGLAETFMKHWEAQVPTPVPETTETLVCALGLAVGIVGIIAGTILIIKGMKMNAARNPRGPL from the exons atgtctgcccaggtgcagtTCTACCAGCGCACGGACCCGGCCCAGCGGGAGGCCGGGGAGTTCATGTTCGAGTTCGACCAGGACGAGATGTTCCACGTGGacctggagaggaaggagactGTCTGGCGCCTGCCTGACTTCAGCACGTTCACCAGCTTCGAGGCGCAGGGCGCCCTGGGCAACATGGCCGTGCTGAAGAAGAACATGGAGATCATCATCCAGAACTCCAACCACACAAAGGCCCAGAATG TGCCCCCTGAGGTGACCGTGTTCCCCAAAGGCCCcgtggagctgggggagcccaacGTCCTGATCTGCTTCGCGGACAAGTTCTTCCCGCCCGCGCTCAGCGTGACCTGGCTGAAGAACGGGCAGGAGGTGACGGGGGGCGTCTACGAGACCGACTTCTACCCCCGCCAGGACTACGCCTTCCGCAAGTTCTCCTACCTGGccttcctccccagccagggCGACTTCTACGACTGCCGGGTGGAgcactgggggctggctgagaccTTCATGAAGCACTGGG AAGCCCAGGTGCCCACCCCCGTCCCCGAGACCACAGAGACCCTGGTGTGTGCCCTGGGCCTGGCCGTGGGCATCGTCGGCATCATCGCGGGCACCATCCTCATCATCAAGGGGATGAAGATGAACGCCGCCCGCAACCCGCGGGGCCCCTT GTAA